In Podospora pseudopauciseta strain CBS 411.78 chromosome 3, whole genome shotgun sequence, one genomic interval encodes:
- the PBP1 gene encoding poly(A)-binding protein binding protein (COG:A; BUSCO:EOG09262HQM; EggNog:ENOG503NVG9), whose amino-acid sequence MEDRSSTPSQSTSADVKSPTQRPLYSSKLGDQRKEVTPSGQTARQTPPVTKAWTPASRNPVTGRSQPPQAGFNSQNRQSVTNSLREGQRVRVRYSPGAEFSGTCSNDFDSGSFRLTNVLQKKLPNSADLANGARRDQTQMMAQKKDVMDARVVPGNAGKNDGKGANGNRSGFKTDASISNSRLGAGRALQPWTPPPDTTTDLSLESSKEDVRGWDQFATHERMFGNKSTYDERIYTTEIDRSHPNYEQRIAQADKIARQIEGEAPKFAHVAEERIMDFGGGGDGRDEEENGVARQDFPPLSSNRENKYTPPARRAPTGQSTVKGAPVDPAIISSQLKGAPASTQPTPKVEDVKSPAATPTPAQPAVDKAAEPKAESKASEKAPETKPDVSAAPAKADPKETVAARSSTATARVGFPGASRAGGPSAANNVEREVLNAFKQFSIKERKQADAARHSKARVDKEVKLTELKKFSKDFKLSTPVPKDLIPIIAKDPVKQQEIQEKAIQNAAEIARKKQEAAAKEKESAAAKVNQAKTPAEQSNASTPAATTDSRASSRPTAPQHSNSSGAPGRHPGGRASYHNSNGIQPPYGQYNRNGRGAQLPPGAQATGQLAQRLRNVEQQKMQHPHMAQHPQPDMRLPPTGPANNADPNYGRRISGVPPTYLGPKLNPNTQEFRPNAFAQPFNPMNPINPINAVIPSQASSPRASVNMMEVPIMAPPAPAKGQLVRRKTKAIDIKKCLVLSNMETIQPPTNPKKTWEENDGFRPAFDHPPTWRAVDPEKEEPKDSTMSMTYNEYFEKVPRAGATVATPNPTHAMPQIPHQHQLPPYLQHGGQGMAPRQSPHMPPMQMQAGQHGHGPHGPYNPDDHRMMHSNSAQSFASPRMGQVPMAYPPSVNAPGQMPYGQPVMPQYMNPGAPQMGQFRSFSNNPQFMPQQPHHMGAPMMGQPPFMPPNGMAVPGPMYPVSGPPFMPPGAVAPQPMVGSNGFPSPGRSAAAPMMAHQGSHQGQPAVYGMSPAMTYQQPAYTPQQGQGKFSGQRPPQ is encoded by the exons ATGGAAGACCGATCTTCGACCCCATCGCAGTCCACCTCCGCCGACGTCAAGTCGCCTACCCAGAGGCCTCTGTACAGCAGCAAGCTCGGCGACCAAAGGAAAGAGGTGACCCCTTCTGGCCAGACTGCTAG ACAAACTCCTCCTGTCACAAAGGCCTGGACCCCAGCGTCGAGAAATCCGGTTACCGGTCGATCGCAACCACCTCAGGCCGGCTTCAACTCACAGAACAGGCAGTCTGTGACCAACTCCCTCCGTGAG GGTCAGCGAGTGCGTGTTAGATACTCCCCAGGGGCCGAGTTTTCAGGCACCTGTTCGAACGACTTCGACTCGGGCAGCTTTCGACTAACCAACGTGCTACAGAAGAAGCTTCCCAATTCGGCCGATCTTGCCAACGGGGCGAGACGAGATCAAACACAAATGATGGCCCAGAAGAAGGACGTCATGGACGCTCGCGTTGTGCCTGGCAACGCCGGGAAGAATGATGGAAAGGGTGCTAATG GCAATCGATCCGGTTTCAAGACAGATGCCTCCATTTCTAACTCGCGACTCGGTGCTGGTCGTGCTCTTCAACCCTGGACCCCACCCCCTGACACCACAACTGACCTTAGCCTTGAAAGTTCCAAAGAAGATGTCCGCGGTTGGGATCAGTTCGCAACCCACGAGAGGATGTTTGGAAACAAGTCCACTTATGATGAGAGAATTTACACGACCGAGATCGACAGGAGCCACCCCAATTACGAGCAGAGAATCGCTCAGGCGGACAAGATTGCGCGCCAGATCGAAGGGGAGGCACCCAAGTTTGCCCATGTCGCCGAGGAGCGCATTATGGActttggtggcggcggtgatggcagggatgaagaggagaa CGGTGTTGCCCGCCAGGACTTCCCTCCGTTGAGCAGCAACCGTGAGAATAAGTACACCCCACCAGCTCGGCGGGCTCCTACCGGTCAGTCAACAGTCAAGGGTGCTCCAGTGGACCCTGCTATCATTTCATCGCAATTGAAGGGTGCCCCGGCTTCTACCCAGCCCACGCCCAAGGTCGAGGATGTCAAGTCGCCTGCCGCCACACCCACACCAGCCCAACCGGCTGTGGACAAGGCTGCCGAGCCCAAGGCGGAAAGCAAAGCTTCTGAGAAAGCTCCAGAGACCAAGCCCGATGTATCCGCAGCCCCCGCCAAGGCAGACCCCAAGGAGACTGTTGCTGCTCGGTCCTCGACTGCCACGGCTCGTGTTGGCTTCCCAGGTGCGAGTAGGGCGGGCGGCCCAAGCGCTGCAAACAATGTCGAGCGAGAAGTACTCAATGCTTTCAAGCAATTTTCCAtcaaggagaggaagcaggCCGATGCTGCCCGGCACAGCAAGGCCAGAGTTGACAAGGAGGTCAAGTTGACCGAGTTGAAAAAGTTCTCCAAGGACTTCAAGCTGTCCACTCCCGTGCCGAAGGACTTGATCCCCATCATTGCCAAGGACCCCGTCAAGCAGCAGGAGATCCAGGAGAAGGCGATTCAAAATGCGGCCGAGATTGCCAGGAAGAAACAAGAGGCTGCTGCCAAAGAGAAGGAGTCTGCGGCCGCCAAGGTCAACCAAGCCAAGACGCCAGCCGAGCAGTCGAACGCCTCGACGCCCGCCGCGACGACTGATTCTCGCGCCAGCTCTCGCCCTACGGCTCCCCAACACTCCAACTCATCCGGTGCCCCCGGTCGCCACCCCGGAGGTCGCGCCTCTTACCATAACAGCAATGGGATCCAACCTCCCTATGGCCAGTACAACCGGAACGGCCGTGGTGCTCAGCTTCCTCCCGGCGCTCAGGCTACCGGTCAGCTGGCCCAGCGTCTGAGAAATGTCGAGCAGCAAAAGATGCAGCACCCTCATATGgctcaacaccctcagccGGATATGCGTCTACCACCAACCGGTCCTGCTAACAATGCCGACCCCAACTACGGTCGTCGCATCAGCGGTGTGCCGCCGACCTATCTCGGTCCCAAGCTCAATCCTAATACCCAGGAGTTCAGACCCAATGCATTTGCACAACCCTTCAACCCGATgaaccccatcaaccccattAACGCGGTCATCCCCAGCCAGGCCTCCAGCCCTCGTGCTTCGGTGAACATGATGGAAGTTCCCATCAtggctcctccagctccggCGAAGGGCCAGTTGGTCCGCCGCAAGACAAAGGCGATTGATATCAAGAAGTGTCTTGTCCTTTCCAACATGGAGACTATTCAGCCTCCGACTAACCCCAAGAAGACCTGGGAGGAGAATGACGGTTTCAGACCCGCCTTTGACCACCCTCCCACTTGGCGTGCGGTTGACccggagaaggaagagccCAAAGACTCTACCATGAGCATGACCTATAATGAGTATTTCGAGAAGGTGCCGCGAGCTGGTGCGACCGTCGCCACTCCCAACCCAACGCATGCCATGCCCCAAATCCcgcaccaacaccagctgCCACCCTATCTGCAGCACGGGGGCCAGGGCATGGCTCCTCGCCAATCGCCCCACATGCCCCCGATGCAGATGCAGGCTGGCCAGCACGGACATGGACCACATGGACCGTACAACCCCGACGATCATAGGATGATGCATTCTAATTCGGCCCAGTCCTTCGCTTCCCCTAGAATGGGACAAGTTCCCATGGCCTACCCCCCTTCGGTGAATGCTCCCGGTCAGATGCCTTATGGCCAGCCTGTCATGCCTCAATACATGAACCCCGGCGCGCCTCAGATGGGTCAGTTCCGCAGTTTCTCAAATAACCCTCAGTTCATGCCGCAGCAGCCCCATCACATGGGTGCGCCTATGATGGGTCAACCTCCCTTCATGCCACCTAACGGCATGGCGGTTCCTGGGCCCATGTATCCGGTCAGCGGTCCTCCGTTTATGCCTCCTGGTGCGGTAGCCCCGCAACCGATGGTTGGATCCAATGGATTTCCCAGCCCTGGCCGGTCCGCTGCCGCCCCGATGATGGCTCATCAGGGTTCTCATCAGGGACAGCCCGCCGTGTACGGAATGAGTCCCGCCATGACTTATCAGCAACCGGCCTATACCCCCCAGCAAGGCCAAGGCAAGTTTTCGGGTCAGCGTCCTCCCCAATGA
- the mge1 gene encoding GrpE, mitochondrial (COG:O; BUSCO:EOG09264IDN; EggNog:ENOG503NZQR): protein MLRQTIANTSRALRSTARAGAQRQLARPQFIQSPIAAAARTVAPRARWYSAEAEKKEAETKNGEEKAAEETEEAKLKKQLEAKEAEVRDWKDKYLRSVADFRNLQDRTAREMKAARDFAIQKFAKDLVDSVDNFDRALTMVPEEKLKSEEKSAHLQDLVNLYEGLKMTENILLETLKKHGLERFDPHGLPFNPNEHEATFMTPMQDKEHNTVFHTQQKGFKLNGRILRPAKVGVVKNK from the exons ATGTTACGACAGACCATCGCCAACACTTCCCGGGCCCTCCGCTCCACCGCCAGGGCCGGCGCCCAAAGACAGCTCGCCAGACCCCAGTTCATCCAGTCACCAATTGCCGCAGCCGCCAGGACAGTGGCACCGAGGGCGAGATGGTACAGCGCtgaggccgagaagaaggaggccgagaccAAGAACggagaggagaaggctgctgaggagaCCGAGGAGGCCAAGCTCAAGAAGCAATTagaggccaaggaggccgaAGTTCGGGACTGGAAG GACAAGTACCTCCGCTCCGTTGCCGACTTCCGCAACCTCCAGGACCGGACTGCCCGTGAAATGAAGGCCGCCCGTGACTTCGCCATCCAGAAGTTCGCCAAGGACCTCGTCGACAGCGTTGACAACTTCGACCGTGCCCTCACCATGGTCCccgaggagaagctcaagtCCGAGGAGAAGTCTGCCCACCTCCAAGACCTCGTCAACCTCTACGAGGGTCTCAAGATGACCGagaacatcctcctcgagaCCCTCAAGAAGCACGGCCTCGAGAGATTCGACCCCCACGGCCTTCCCTTCAACCCCAATGAGCACGAGGCCACCTTCATGACCCCCATGCAGGACAAGGAGCACAACACCGTCTTCCACACCCAGCAGAAGGGCTTCAAGCTCAACGGCCGCATCCTCAGACCCGCCAAGGTCGGCGTTGTCAAGAACAAATAA
- the ARG12 gene encoding Argininosuccinate synthase (EggNog:ENOG503NWI9; BUSCO:EOG09262A8G; COG:E) — MSKGRVCLAYSGGLDTSTILKWLILEGYTVVCFLANVGQEENWAEVEKKALALGAERMVIEDLQREFVEEIVFRAIQCNAIYEDRYLLGTSLARPIIARAQVRVAEQYNCDILSHGCTGKGNDQVRFELAFKACNPKMKVIAPWRMPEFIEKFQGRADLLKFAAENNIPVSSSPKAPWSMDDNLVHCSYEAGVLEDPDHSPPKELWTRTVDPTDAPDVPYNFTIHFEKGIPTKVVTPEGEVTDSVALFKLLNKIGHDNGVGRIDIVENRFIGLKSRGCYDTPGLTIARLAHLDLEGLVMDAKVRKLRDQFVTIEWSHCLYNGMYFSPEREFLENSLVYSQENVTGEVRMSVYKGAAYVLGRKSDASNLYSQEDASMDSLEGFSPMDTSGFIAIQAIRLEKYGLQKIKDGKPLTK; from the exons ATGTCCAAGGGTCGTGTCTGTCT CGCCTACTCTGGAG GTCTcgacacctccaccatcctcaagtGGCTCATTCTCGAG GGTTACACTGTTGTGTGCTTCCTCGCCAATGTTGGCCAGGAGGAGAACTGGGCTGAggtcgagaagaaggcccTCGCTCTCGGTGCCGAGCGCATGGTGATTGAGGACCTCCAGCGCGAGTTCGTCGAGGAGATTGTCTTCCGCGCCATCCAGTGCAACGCCATCTATGAGGACCGCTACCTCCTCGGTACCTCCCTCGCCCGGCCCATCATTGCCCGGGCTCAGGTCCGCGTTGCTGAGCAGTACAACTGCGACATCCTCAGCCACGGCTGCACCGGCAAGGGC AATGACCAGGTCCGCTTCGAGCTTGCCTTCAAGGCTTGCAACCCCAAGATGAAGGTCATCGCCCCCTGGAGAATGCCCGAGTTCATCGAGAAGTTTCAGGGCCGTGCCGATCTCCTCAAGTTCGCCGCCGAGAACAACATTCCCgtctcctccagccccaagGCTCCCTGGTCCATGGATGACAACCTCGTGCACTGCTCGTACGAGGCTGGTGTCCTTGAGGACCCCGACCACTCTCCCCCCAAGGAGCTCTGGACCCGCACCGTCGACCCTACCGACGCTCCCGATGTTCCCTACAACTTCACCATCCACTTCGAGAAGGGTATCCCCACCAAGGTTGTTACCCCCGAGGGTGAGGTTACCGACTCAGTTGCTCTGTTCAAGCTTCTGAACAAGATTGGCCACGACAACGGTGTTGGCAGAATCGATATTGTTGAGAACCGTTTCATCGGTCTCAAGAGCAGAGGCTGCTACGACACCCCCGGTCTTACCATTGC CCGCCTTGCTCACCTGGATCTTGAGGGTCTTGTCATGGACGCCAAGGTTCGCAAGCTCCGTGACCAGTTCGTCACGATTGAGTGGTCTCACTGCCTCTACAACGGCATGTACTTCTCTCCCGAGCGTGAGTTCCTTGAGAACTCCCTCGTCTACTCCCAGGAGAACGTTACTGGTGAGGTCCGCATGTCGGTTTACAAGGGCGCTGCCTACGTCCTTGGCCGCAAGTCGGATGCCAGCAACCTCTACTCGCAGGAGGATGCTTCTATGGACTCTCTTGAGGGCTTCTCCCCCATGGACACCTCTGGCTTCATTGCCATCCAGGCCATCCGCCTGGAGAAGTACGGCCTCCAGAAGATCAAGGATGGCAAGCCCCTTACCAAGTAA
- the rpb3 gene encoding RNA polymerase II subunit 3 (COG:K; EggNog:ENOG503NWFI; BUSCO:EOG09263PXH), whose translation MDYDPMAMDDAESLGPVVKISQADSVRVKFELQNADISFANSLRRVMLAEIPTIAIDLVEIESNSSVLADEFIAHRLGLIPLNAEGVEHLLYSRDCDCEEYCENCSVKLTLHAKCTGYENMSVSARDLVPVGERINQSLGTPVINDKDGTGPLILKLRPEQEIKLECIAKKGIAKEHAKWAPSAAIGFEYDPHNKLRHLDLWYEKDPKSEWPPSEYAKWEEPPVEGEPFDFDAVPNHFYYNVETAGNLPPDGIVTEGIKVIQQKLAGLIHELTEGEGEGGYDGPRSPDYNSGPDTGYGYSTSYGGNGGSQSAWGGGGGTTPFGAQTSYGGGGWS comes from the exons ATGGATTACGATCCGATGGCAATGGATGACGCCGAGTCGCTCGGGCCCGTCGTCAAGATCTCGCAG GCCGACTCGGTCCGCGTCAAGTTCGAACTCCAGAATGCCGACATCTCGTTCGCCAACTCGCTGCGCCGCGTCATGCTGGCCGAGATCCCAACCATCGCCATCGACTTGGTCGAGATTGAAAGCAACAGCTCGGTTCTTGCTGACGAATTCATCGCCCACCGTCTTGGTCTTATCCCACTCAACGCCGAGGGTGTCGAGCACCTCCTCTATTCCCGCGACTGCGACTGCGAAGAGTACTGCGAAAACTGCAGCGTCAAGCTCACGCTCCATGCCAAGTGCACTGGCTACGAGAACATGTCGGTATCCGCGCGCGATTTGGTACCTGTTGGCGAGCGCATAAATCAATCTCTGGGCACGCCAGTTATTAACGACAAGGACGGCACCGGACCGCTCATTCTCAAGCTGCGCCCCGAGCAGGAGATCAAGCTCGAGTGTATCGCGAAGAAGGGCATTGCGAAGGAGCATGCGAAGTGGGCACCAAGCGCAGCCATCGGGTTTGAATATGACCCCCACAACAAGCTCCGCCATCTTGACCTTTGGTATGAGAAGGATCCCAAGTCGGAATG GCCTCCTAGCGAGTATGCCAAGTGGGAAGAGCCACCAGTGGAAGGCGAACCTTTCGACTTTGACGCCGTCCCCAACCACTTTTACTACAACGTCGAGACAGCCGGTAACCTGCCACCAGACGGAATTGTCACCGAGGGCATCAAGGTCATCCAGCAAAAGCTCGCTGGTCTGATTCACGAGTTGActgaaggggagggtgaaggtggcTACGACGGACCCCGCAGCCCAGATTACAACAGCGGTCCTGACACCGGCTATGGGTACTCGACATCCTACGGCGGAAATGGCGGGAGCCAGAGCGCCtggggtggcggcggcggaaCCACTCCATTCGGCGCGCAGACTTCctatggcggtggcggttgGTCTTGA
- the MSF1 gene encoding phenylalanyl-tRNA synthetase alpha subunit, mitochondrial (BUSCO:EOG09262N0U; EggNog:ENOG503NVIG; COG:J), with the protein MSSCIEDPCLWSPGHRLSARASNDLQFLSLILPWRPSFKLSCCSERSPTPPQLDIASMIGPRGMACAGGLLARVGSRSVISRAVRQSSPLRPLPATATAPTTRWWRAQYSTRPELPKEVTINSKTYPVDAEWFNVSSTILNLTSRKLHLQKDHPVSITRQIIESVFPSPTYLSYNNLDPVVTTHENFDSLGFPPNHPGRAKTDTYYINSTTLLRTHTSAHEAELFAASKSPGYLISADVYRRDEIDKSHYPVFHQMEGARVWDRNTVPNGDIVAAVHRDLDALPKHEMIIEDPNPPFHPERNPLQPSHTPEEAEAVGKHLKRSLELMVAEIFKRVKESHARAGVKEQDEEPLKVRWVEAYFPFTSPSWEMEVWYQGGWLEVLGCGVSQQHILNDAGVPNQIGWAFGLGLERIAMLLFQIPDIRLFWSQDERFLGQFRGVEGNLGKLRPFVGFSRHPACYKDVSFWLPAGSTGAAAAGGKGREGGEWHENDLMEVVRDVCGDVVEDVVLMDSFTHPKTGRRSFCYRVNYRSLERTLTNEEANGLHERVKGEIVGRLGVEIR; encoded by the exons ATGTCATCGTGCATTGAGGACCCCTGTTTGTGGAGCCCGGGCCACCGTCTCTCGGCGCGCGCCTCGAACGATCTCCAATTTTTGAGCTTGATACTGCCGTGGCGCCCAAGCTTCAAGCTGAGCTGTTGTAGCGAGAGGtctcccaccccaccacaacTTGACATCGCCAGCATGATCGGACCTCGAGGAATGGCCTGCGCCGGCGGGCTTCTGGCCAGGGTCGGCAGTCGGTCGGTGATTTCGAGAGCGGTACGACAGAGCAGTCCGTTGCGGCCATTACCAGCGACAGCAACGGCGCCAACaacgaggtggtggagggcacAATACTCGACCAGGCCAG AACTCCCCAAAGAAGTAACCATAAACTCCAAAACTTACCCCGTCGACGCCGAATGGTTCAACGTCTCGTCCAcgatcctcaacctcacctcccggAAGCTGCACCTCCAAAAAGACCACCCCGTGTCCATCACCCGCCAAATCATCGAATCCGtgttcccctcccccacctaCCTCAGCTACAACAACCTCGACCCTGTGGTTACGACCCATGAGAATTTTGACTCGTTGGGGTTTCCGCCCAACCACCCCGGCAGAGCAAAAACCGACACTTATTACATCAACTCTACCACCTTGCTACGGACACACACGTCGGCCCACGAGGCGGAGTTATTCGCCGCGTCGAAATCCCCGGGATATCTCATCTCGGCTGATGTCTACAGAAGAGACGAAATCGACAAGTCCCACTACCCCGTCTTTCACCAGATGGAAGGCGCCCGGGTCTGGGACCGCAACACGGTCCCGAACGGTGACATCGTGGCGGCTGTACACAGAGATTTGGACGCCCTGCCGAAACATGAAATGATCATCGAggaccccaaccccccttttcacccGGAGCGTAACCCCTTACAGCCATCCCACACCCCTGAGGAGGCAGAAGCGGTGGGGAAGCATCTGAAGCGATCTCTGGAATTGATGGTGGCGGAGATTTTTAAACGGGTGAAGGAGTCTCACGCCCGGGCGGGGGTGAAAGAGCAGGATGAGGAGCCGTTGAAGGTTAGATGGGTGGAGGCTTACTTTCCTTTCACGAGCCCCAgttgggagatggaggtttgGTATCAGGGGGGTTGGCTGGAGGTTTTGGGGTGTGGGGTGAGTCAACAACACATCCTTAACGACGCGGGTGTTCCCAATCAAATAGGCTGGGCTTTTGGCTTGGGGCTGGAGAGGATTGCGATGTTGCTTTTTCAGATACCTGATATCAGGTTGTTTTGGTCGCAGGACGAGAGGTTTTTGGGGCAGTTTagaggggtggaggggaattTGGGGAAACTGAGGCCGTTTGTGGGGTTTAGTAGGCATCCGGCTTGTTACAAGGATGTCAGCTTTTGGTTGCCGGCTGGGAGCACGGgggctgcggcggcgggggggaaggggagggagggcggggagtgGCATGAGAATGAtttgatggaggtggtgagggatgtttgtggggatgtggtggaggatgtggtcTTGATGGATAGCTTTACGCATCccaagacggggaggaggagtttttGCTACAGGGTGAATTATcggagcttggagaggacGTTGACGAATGAGGAGGCGAATGGGTTGCAtgagagggtgaagggggagattgtggggaggttgggggttgagATTAGGTGA
- the DIC1 gene encoding Mitochondrial dicarboxylate transporter (COG:C; EggNog:ENOG503NUAB), whose product MDAKNSSVPTPVGPSTETTSKRDTTNKMSLSPQLKQKPIHYPFWFGGSASSMAACVTHPLDLVKVRLQTRSGSMPTTMSGTFLHILRNNGLTGLYSGLSASLLRQITYSTTRFGIYEELKSQLATRSGVDPVTQKPKPPSLPMLIAMASVSGTIGGIAGNAADVLNVRMQHDASLPEHKRRNYRHAGDGLVRMIREEGVGALFRGVGPNSLRAAAMTASQLASYDIFKRTLIKVAKMEDNLATHFSSSFLAGVVAATVTSPIDVIKTRVMSAHGNQGLGQLLGEIYAKEGMGWMFRGWVPSFLRLGPQTICTFLFLESHRKFYRRVKGLEEEELPAVNKS is encoded by the exons ATGGATGCCAAGAATAGCAGCGTACCTACACCAGTAGGTCCAAGCACAGAAACCACCAGCAAAAGAgacaccaccaacaagatgTCCCTCTCACCACAACTAAAACAAAAACCAATCCACTACCCCTTCTGGTTCGGAGGCAGCGCATCTTCCATGGCCGCCTGCGTCACTCACCCCCTCGACCTGG TCAAAGTCCGCCTCCAAACCCGCTCGGGCTccatgcccaccaccatgtctggcaccttcctccacatcctccgcAACAACGGCCTCACAGGCCTTTACTCAGgcctctccgcctccctcctccgccaaatCACCTACTCCACCACCCGCTTCGGCATCTACGAGGAACTCAAATCCCAACTCGCCACCCGCTCCGGCGTTGATCCAGTAACCCAAAAACCCAAACCGCCCTCCTTACCCATGCTCATAGCCATGGCCTCCGTCTCGGGGACTATAGGTGGAATAGCAGGCAACGCAGCCGACGTCCTCAACGTCCGCATGCAGCACGACGCCTCTCTCCCGGAGCACAAACGGCGCAACTACCGGCACGCAGGTGACGGTCTGGTCCGGATGATTAGGGAAGAAGGCGTCGGCGCCCTCTTCCGTGGTGTCGGACCGAACTCGCTGCGAGCAGCGGCCATGACCGCCTCGCAATTGGCATCTTACGACATCTTTAAGCGGACTTTGATCAAGGTCGCAAAGATGGAGGACAACCTCGCGACGCACTTTAGCTCGTCCTTTCTTGCTGGCGTGGTCGCGGCGACGGTGACGAGTCCGATTGATGTGATCAAGACGAGGGTGATGTCTGCGCACGGCAACCAGGGGCTGGGGCAGCTGCTGGGGGAGATTTATGCaaaggaggggatggggtggatgTTTAGGGGGTGGGTGCCGAGTTTTTTGAGGTTGGGGCC ACAAACGATTTGCacgtttttgtttttggaatCTCATCGCAAGTTTTATAGACGGGTtaaggggttggaggaggaggaattgCCTGCTGTGAACAAGTCGTAG